One Hevea brasiliensis isolate MT/VB/25A 57/8 chromosome 5, ASM3005281v1, whole genome shotgun sequence genomic region harbors:
- the LOC110661095 gene encoding serine carboxypeptidase-like 45 isoform X1, translating to MNSKLLMIIKALVCIILMQICVAGDLFSKEDDKIVSLPGQPQVSFQQYAGYVTIDEKQRRALFYYFVEAESEPASKPFVLWLTGGPGCSSVGAGAFSGHGPFRTSDGENLSRHEYSWNKEANMLYVESPAGVGFSYSANASFYDSVNDTITAQDNLKFLQIWFVKFPEYKSRDLFIAGESYGGHYVPQLAKLIARSGLKFNLKSIAIGNPLLDFNTDMNSRGDYYWSHGLISDPTYKLVTTICNTSQLAREQISGSSSVACKAVNAQLSKEIPDAIDNYDVSADVCVSYGQSQLKVYNRPLRPRFHFPLFSESLEEGPNQPKSAENIDVCVQPKTLVYLNRKDVREALHAQLVGVSNWSFCSQVLNYDLKNLEIPMIDVVGSLVSSGISVLVYSGDQDSVVPFAGSRTLVNGLAKKLSLNATVTYRPWFQNKQVGGWTQVYGETLTFTTIRGGSHLAPLSSPKRSLAVFKAFLAGNPLA from the exons ATGAATTCTAAGTTGCTAATGATCATAAAAGCTTTAGTTTGCATAATATTAATGCAAATATGTGTAGCTGGGGATTTATTCTCCAAAGAAGATGATAAAATAGTGAGTTTGCCAGGCCAGCCACAAGTGAGTTTCCAGCAATATGCGGGGTACGTTACCATTGATGAAAAACAACGGAGGGCTCTTTTCTATTACTTTGTTGAAGCAGAAAGTGAACCTGCTTCAAAGCCTTTCGTTCTTTGGTTAACTGGAG GGCCTGGTTGTTCTTCTGTTGGTGCCGGAGCATTCTCTGGGCATGGACCATTCAGGACTAGTGATGGAGAAAATCTGAGCAGACATGAATATAGTTGGAATAAAG AAGCAAACATGCTATACGTGGAATCACCAGCAGGGGTTGGCTTTTCTTATTCTGCTAATGCATCTTTTTATGACTCTGTGAACGACACTATCACAG CCCAAGACAACCTCAAATTCTTGCAAATTTGGTTTGTCAAATTTCCTGAGTATAAAAGTAGAGATTTGTTTATTGCTGGGGAAAGCTATGGAG GTCACTACGTACCACAACTTGCAAAGCTAATTGCCCGGTCAGgattaaaattcaatttgaaaagCATAGCT ATAGGAAATCCTCTGTTGGATTTCAATACAGACATGAACTCACGGGGTGATTACTACTGGTCTCATGGGTTGATATCAGATCCTACTTATAAACTTGTCACTACAATTTGCAACACTTCACAGCTCGCCAGAGAGCAAATAAGTGGCTCATCTTCAGTTGCTTGTAAAGCTGTGAATGCTCAACTTTCGAAAGAAATTCCTGACGCCATCGATAACTACGATGTCTCTGCCGATGTATGTGTATCATATGGGCAATCACAACTGAAAGTCTACAATCGTCCCTTGAGACCAAGGTTTCACTTTCCATTATTTAGTGAATCACTGGAAGAAGGTCCTAATCAGCCG AAATCTGCAGAAAATATAGATGTTTGTGTACAGCCAAAGACACTTGTGTATCTGAACAGGAAAGATGTGCGAGAAGCTCTTCATGCCCAGCTTGTCGGAGTTAGCAATTGGAGTTTCTGCAGCCA GGTATTGAACTATGACTTGAAAAACCTGGAAATACCTATGATTGATGTTGTGGGCTCATTGGTCAGTTCAGGCATCTCAGTTCTAGTGTACAG TGGAGATCAAGATTCAGTTGTTCCATTTGCTGGTTCAAGGACTTTGGTTAATGGTTTGGCAAAGAAGTTGAGTTTGAATGCAACTGTGACTTATCGGCCTTGGTTTCAAAATAAACAG GTTGGTGGATGGACACAAGTATATGGAGAGACCCTTACGTTTACAACTATtagaggaggatctcacttggcACCTTTGTCATCACCCAAGCGATCATTAGCAGTATTTAAAGCATTTCTTGCTGGCAATCCACTTGCCTAG
- the LOC110661095 gene encoding serine carboxypeptidase-like 45 isoform X3 encodes MNSKLLMIIKALVCIILMQICVAGDLFSKEDDKIVSLPGQPQVSFQQYAGYVTIDEKQRRALFYYFVEAESEPASKPFVLWLTGGPGCSSVGAGAFSGHGPFRTSDGENLSRHEYSWNKEANMLYVESPAGVGFSYSANASFYDSVNDTITAQDNLKFLQIWFVKFPEYKSRDLFIAGESYGGHYVPQLAKLIARSGLKFNLKSIAIGNPLLDFNTDMNSRGDYYWSHGLISDPTYKLVTTICNTSQLAREQISGSSSVACKAVNAQLSKEIPDAIDNYDVSADVCVSYGQSQLKVYNRPLRPRFHFPLFSESLEEGPNQPKSAENIDVCVQPKTLVYLNRKDVREALHAQLVGVSNWSFCSQVLNYDLKNLEIPMIDVVGSLVSSGISVLVYRKCTVEIKIQLFHLLVQGLWLMVWQRS; translated from the exons ATGAATTCTAAGTTGCTAATGATCATAAAAGCTTTAGTTTGCATAATATTAATGCAAATATGTGTAGCTGGGGATTTATTCTCCAAAGAAGATGATAAAATAGTGAGTTTGCCAGGCCAGCCACAAGTGAGTTTCCAGCAATATGCGGGGTACGTTACCATTGATGAAAAACAACGGAGGGCTCTTTTCTATTACTTTGTTGAAGCAGAAAGTGAACCTGCTTCAAAGCCTTTCGTTCTTTGGTTAACTGGAG GGCCTGGTTGTTCTTCTGTTGGTGCCGGAGCATTCTCTGGGCATGGACCATTCAGGACTAGTGATGGAGAAAATCTGAGCAGACATGAATATAGTTGGAATAAAG AAGCAAACATGCTATACGTGGAATCACCAGCAGGGGTTGGCTTTTCTTATTCTGCTAATGCATCTTTTTATGACTCTGTGAACGACACTATCACAG CCCAAGACAACCTCAAATTCTTGCAAATTTGGTTTGTCAAATTTCCTGAGTATAAAAGTAGAGATTTGTTTATTGCTGGGGAAAGCTATGGAG GTCACTACGTACCACAACTTGCAAAGCTAATTGCCCGGTCAGgattaaaattcaatttgaaaagCATAGCT ATAGGAAATCCTCTGTTGGATTTCAATACAGACATGAACTCACGGGGTGATTACTACTGGTCTCATGGGTTGATATCAGATCCTACTTATAAACTTGTCACTACAATTTGCAACACTTCACAGCTCGCCAGAGAGCAAATAAGTGGCTCATCTTCAGTTGCTTGTAAAGCTGTGAATGCTCAACTTTCGAAAGAAATTCCTGACGCCATCGATAACTACGATGTCTCTGCCGATGTATGTGTATCATATGGGCAATCACAACTGAAAGTCTACAATCGTCCCTTGAGACCAAGGTTTCACTTTCCATTATTTAGTGAATCACTGGAAGAAGGTCCTAATCAGCCG AAATCTGCAGAAAATATAGATGTTTGTGTACAGCCAAAGACACTTGTGTATCTGAACAGGAAAGATGTGCGAGAAGCTCTTCATGCCCAGCTTGTCGGAGTTAGCAATTGGAGTTTCTGCAGCCA GGTATTGAACTATGACTTGAAAAACCTGGAAATACCTATGATTGATGTTGTGGGCTCATTGGTCAGTTCAGGCATCTCAGTTCTAGTGTACAG AAAATGTACAGTGGAGATCAAGATTCAGTTGTTCCATTTGCTGGTTCAAGGACTTTGGTTAATGGTTTGGCAAAGAAGTTGA
- the LOC110661095 gene encoding serine carboxypeptidase-like 45 isoform X2, translating to MNSKLLMIIKALVCIILMQICVAGDLFSKEDDKIVSLPGQPQVSFQQYAGYVTIDEKQRRALFYYFVEAESEPASKPFVLWLTGGPGCSSVGAGAFSGHGPFRTSDGENLSRHEYSWNKEANMLYVESPAGVGFSYSANASFYDSVNDTITGHYVPQLAKLIARSGLKFNLKSIAIGNPLLDFNTDMNSRGDYYWSHGLISDPTYKLVTTICNTSQLAREQISGSSSVACKAVNAQLSKEIPDAIDNYDVSADVCVSYGQSQLKVYNRPLRPRFHFPLFSESLEEGPNQPKSAENIDVCVQPKTLVYLNRKDVREALHAQLVGVSNWSFCSQVLNYDLKNLEIPMIDVVGSLVSSGISVLVYSGDQDSVVPFAGSRTLVNGLAKKLSLNATVTYRPWFQNKQVGGWTQVYGETLTFTTIRGGSHLAPLSSPKRSLAVFKAFLAGNPLA from the exons ATGAATTCTAAGTTGCTAATGATCATAAAAGCTTTAGTTTGCATAATATTAATGCAAATATGTGTAGCTGGGGATTTATTCTCCAAAGAAGATGATAAAATAGTGAGTTTGCCAGGCCAGCCACAAGTGAGTTTCCAGCAATATGCGGGGTACGTTACCATTGATGAAAAACAACGGAGGGCTCTTTTCTATTACTTTGTTGAAGCAGAAAGTGAACCTGCTTCAAAGCCTTTCGTTCTTTGGTTAACTGGAG GGCCTGGTTGTTCTTCTGTTGGTGCCGGAGCATTCTCTGGGCATGGACCATTCAGGACTAGTGATGGAGAAAATCTGAGCAGACATGAATATAGTTGGAATAAAG AAGCAAACATGCTATACGTGGAATCACCAGCAGGGGTTGGCTTTTCTTATTCTGCTAATGCATCTTTTTATGACTCTGTGAACGACACTATCACAG GTCACTACGTACCACAACTTGCAAAGCTAATTGCCCGGTCAGgattaaaattcaatttgaaaagCATAGCT ATAGGAAATCCTCTGTTGGATTTCAATACAGACATGAACTCACGGGGTGATTACTACTGGTCTCATGGGTTGATATCAGATCCTACTTATAAACTTGTCACTACAATTTGCAACACTTCACAGCTCGCCAGAGAGCAAATAAGTGGCTCATCTTCAGTTGCTTGTAAAGCTGTGAATGCTCAACTTTCGAAAGAAATTCCTGACGCCATCGATAACTACGATGTCTCTGCCGATGTATGTGTATCATATGGGCAATCACAACTGAAAGTCTACAATCGTCCCTTGAGACCAAGGTTTCACTTTCCATTATTTAGTGAATCACTGGAAGAAGGTCCTAATCAGCCG AAATCTGCAGAAAATATAGATGTTTGTGTACAGCCAAAGACACTTGTGTATCTGAACAGGAAAGATGTGCGAGAAGCTCTTCATGCCCAGCTTGTCGGAGTTAGCAATTGGAGTTTCTGCAGCCA GGTATTGAACTATGACTTGAAAAACCTGGAAATACCTATGATTGATGTTGTGGGCTCATTGGTCAGTTCAGGCATCTCAGTTCTAGTGTACAG TGGAGATCAAGATTCAGTTGTTCCATTTGCTGGTTCAAGGACTTTGGTTAATGGTTTGGCAAAGAAGTTGAGTTTGAATGCAACTGTGACTTATCGGCCTTGGTTTCAAAATAAACAG GTTGGTGGATGGACACAAGTATATGGAGAGACCCTTACGTTTACAACTATtagaggaggatctcacttggcACCTTTGTCATCACCCAAGCGATCATTAGCAGTATTTAAAGCATTTCTTGCTGGCAATCCACTTGCCTAG